CTACATCGTCCCAAACGTCGTGAACCCGGCGCTGCTTGCACGGGCGAACAACCGGATTCGGATCACCGGCAAGGGCGACCCGTTGACGGCCGACCACGACATCGTGCAACGGCGTTGGTTGCTCATCGATCTCGATCCGCAGAGGCCGGCGGGCATCAGCTCGACCGACACCGAGCACTCATTGGCACATGAGCGGGCCGAAGCCATCCGATCGCACCTGCGCGAACTGGGCTGGCCCGAGCCGATTCTCGCCGACAGCGGGAACGGCTGGCATCTCCTCTTTCGCATCGACCTTGCCGCCGATGATGGCGGCCTTGTCCAGCGGTGCCTGACGGCTCTGGCCGCACGGTTCGATGACGCTGCGGTGAAGGTGGATACCGGCGTCTTCAACCCCGCCCGAATCTGGAAGTTGTATGGCACGCTCGCCTGCAAGGGCGATGCGACCGCTGATCGGCGGCACCGGATGTCGCGCCTCGTATGCGTCCCCGACAAGATTGACGTGGTGCCCGTGACGCAGCTCACTGAGCTGGCGGGTCAGCCGATCCCGAACGCCGCGGGCGGCATGATCATTCTGGGCGACTTGCCAGCGATCACCGCCTCCAGCTCGTTCGACATCGATGCGTGGATCAAGCAGCACATTCCCGACGCGGGCGAGCCCCAGCCGTGGAGCGGTGGTCCGAAGATGTGGAAGCTTGCGGCTTGCCCGTTCAGCACCGCCCACACCGACGGCGCTTTCGTCGCGGTGTTGAGCAGCGGGGCGATCTCGGCGGGTTGCCACCACAACGGCTGTCAGGGCAAGGACTGGCACGACCTCCGCCAGAAGCTCGACCCGCGAGGGGCGCGACAGACGACGGCGTTCCAGACCAAAGGCGGCACGACCGAGCGCGCCGATGCGAAGGCGGAATGGGGACAGCCCCGTCCGTTCGAGACGGGATCGACGCCGCCTCCGTTCCCGCTCGAGGACGCATTCCCAGCCTCGCTCAGCGACCTTCGCGCGTTCGTTGTCGCCGTGGCGGAGCAGCTGCAGGTTCCGATGGACCTCCCGGCCATGATGGTACTGCCGTTCTCCTCGGTCTGCATCGCCAAGAAGTTCGAGATTGAGCTACGGCCCGGCTGGCGCGAACCTCCGGCTCTGTGGGTCCTGGAGCTGCTGTTCAGCGGAGAGCGCAAGAGCGGAACTTTCTCGGTCATGGCCGAACCGATCCTGGGGTGGGAGCGCGACGAGGCCGAGCGCCTCCGACCCGACATCGCACGGGCGGTCGAGGAACGGAAGATCGTCGAGGCGAGGCTGGCCGCGTGCCGCAAGGCGGCCGCCAAGGCCACGCTTAACGAGGTCAAGGAGAAGACCGAGCAGGCCGTGGCGCTGGCGCAGGAGCTC
This genomic interval from Phycisphaerales bacterium contains the following:
- a CDS encoding DUF3987 domain-containing protein, with the protein product MVGDRRVGTISGYFDSPEALADSISRIEHAKGIYIVPNVVNPALLARANNRIRITGKGDPLTADHDIVQRRWLLIDLDPQRPAGISSTDTEHSLAHERAEAIRSHLRELGWPEPILADSGNGWHLLFRIDLAADDGGLVQRCLTALAARFDDAAVKVDTGVFNPARIWKLYGTLACKGDATADRRHRMSRLVCVPDKIDVVPVTQLTELAGQPIPNAAGGMIILGDLPAITASSSFDIDAWIKQHIPDAGEPQPWSGGPKMWKLAACPFSTAHTDGAFVAVLSSGAISAGCHHNGCQGKDWHDLRQKLDPRGARQTTAFQTKGGTTERADAKAEWGQPRPFETGSTPPPFPLEDAFPASLSDLRAFVVAVAEQLQVPMDLPAMMVLPFSSVCIAKKFEIELRPGWREPPALWVLELLFSGERKSGTFSVMAEPILGWERDEAERLRPDIARAVEERKIVEARLAACRKAAAKATLNEVKEKTEQAVALAQELDAMPIPKVPVVFTSDATTEGLAGMLVENQERALVASPEADALDVMMGRYAEKNVPNMGIWLKGHAGDPERIIRRSRPPEYLKRPVLSVAMVVQPEAVRGMFASRVARGRGLLARFLPSSPASMLGFRKTGGAAEPIPPGLTPMYRKTLRRLLDMPIDLEAGPTIVRLSAEATALFNAFEAHVESQLAKGGAFSDRRDWGGKLCGAIARIALVLHCLQFAVEGGSEGSARNALELDAQTMRAALAWAPYLIDHEKIVAGVVGCDHDTVVAERLIEWLQRTNEPSFTRRQAFTENRFVLVQTVEDIDGALVLLEDFGYIRRVVETEPRPAGGRPPSPTFVVNPIWVRIPPREAP